In Spirosoma pollinicola, the genomic window TATATTGCAAATAGACGTAACCCGCAGCTCCCGCCAGAGTCAGTGAAAGTGCAAACCACTTCCAATGCTTCAGATAGCGAAGCAGTATTACCCGCAGATTGGGCTCATTCTCTGTGCTATAAACCTGATAAGGCGTATATGAGTAGGCATTTTCTGACATATATATATTATTTAAAGCGACTAAATATGATAGCTAAAAAAGAAAGTGCACTTATAGCAATAGGTAATAACTGGTAGGTTCTGTCGGCAGTGGCTACGCGGGCGCGGCCGGGCTCAACGTAGATCACATCATTAGGGCGCAGGTAATAGTTTTGAGAACGAAACAGGTCACGATTGGTAAGGTCAATGCGGGTAAAAGTCCGCTGGCCGTTCACTTCCCGAATGAGCAGGACATTTTCGCGTCGACCATAGATCGTGATATCGCCAGCCAGACTCAGCGCTTCCAACATCGTAATCCGTTCATTGGGAATCGTGAAGAGCGATGGACGAGCAACTTCGCCCATGACCGAAACCCTGAAATTCTGGTTCCGGATATTGACGGTCGGCTCTTTGAGGTAGTCCTTGAGTTTTTCGCGGATGCGGTCAGAAGCCTGCGCGGTAGTTAATCCGCCAATGGCTATTTTACCAATCAGGGGCAATTCAAGCGTACCGTCTGGATTGACCAGATACCCCGTTAATTCTGGCAGTGCTGTCATGGTCGGCGTCATCATCCGATCAATTGGCATGGTAGCCGATGGGGGGTTGAAGAACGTAGTCGCTTCCGGGCTTAAGCTACTTACCCGCACAGTCAGAACATCGCCCGGTTGCACTGTCGGAACAAACCGATCCATTAATTTAATGGAGTCAGACGCGGCTACTTGATCCTGGAAGTAAACTAACTTTTTAGAAGAAATGCAGCCTGAGACAAGTGAGGTTAAGGCTATTCCGATTACTAAAGACAGTTTTTTGAGAGAAGAGGATAATACCATAAAGTGGCAGGCTTGGCTAAGTAAAACAGGATGAGAAATAGTAAGAATGTTTGAACAGATCAGGCTTCTATATGTTAGTTACCCTTTAGTTATGTATTGTTATTTTTTGACTATAA contains:
- a CDS encoding polysaccharide biosynthesis/export family protein; amino-acid sequence: MDRFVPTVQPGDVLTVRVSSLSPEATTFFNPPSATMPIDRMMTPTMTALPELTGYLVNPDGTLELPLIGKIAIGGLTTAQASDRIREKLKDYLKEPTVNIRNQNFRVSVMGEVARPSLFTIPNERITMLEALSLAGDITIYGRRENVLLIREVNGQRTFTRIDLTNRDLFRSQNYYLRPNDVIYVEPGRARVATADRTYQLLPIAISALSFLAIIFSRFK